In a single window of the Raphanus sativus cultivar WK10039 chromosome 9, ASM80110v3, whole genome shotgun sequence genome:
- the LOC108824993 gene encoding uncharacterized protein LOC108824993, whose amino-acid sequence MAQTNNKSNFLNTLTLEDEEDDLVILPHVDNSELIARHNLSLVGRLFNKERRGVEALIALLPRPSIWDVEGRARGMDLGNHMFQFDFDSEEDLQKVLSKRPCHFNKWSFALERWIPHIGDSFPNKMTFWVSVTGIPTHFWLDPIFQALGKRLGLVGKVEAKAAKFELELDAQRPLKFKLRAQVPSGEIVPVTLEYSNLHRWCHHCRLLSHEVDTCPLLTDEQKNLLAKENEASREQGPYPRMETTRNPETSKRTNLPTTKAPLQQERRQGYRSQRDNRDSVWHRMDSRHAPREDHRRDQRQAPRDAPRDAPRDAPREFSREAPRNAPREAPRDIGNMSHQQETYNKRRYEESYASSRQREEEKKANSKQQSSRQNDGKDQLPMVSRAKQPARPQPPLTDTIEKPQEEGSRTLSPEHVRERPFKLNLHTSSTKDQKLKGKVSDLEITSEEGSSVKKSLKFDIEKAAPLTNPQATPPIVPSVKATAMKKSWYEQTLEEEEEEIMNQETVRKPTSSSEKAMEEVIDPNAEKILEEEDWMVDDENYDGDDLMEDDDLLVDDLDQEEMSLAPVNPLATDALRSLEDSNKAEKISSPLAPPECRLDPLLALTPSSRT is encoded by the coding sequence ATGgcacaaacaaacaacaaaagcAACTTTCTCAATACCCTAAcgcttgaagatgaagaagacgacTTAGTCATACTCCCTCACGTTGACAATTCGGAGTTAATCGCGCGTCACAACCTCAGCCTAGTTGGTAGGCTCTTTAACAAAGAGAGACGAGGTGTGGAAGCTCTCATTGCTCTCCTCCCGAGACCCAGCATTTGGGATGTCGAAGGTAGAGCCAGAGGAATGGACCTAGGCAACCACATGTTTCAGTTCGACTTTGACTCGGAAGAGGACCTTCAGAAGGTTCTAAGCAAGCGCCCTTGTCATTTCAACAAGTGGTCCTTTGCTTTGGAGCGATGGATTCCACATATTGGAGACTCCTTCCCTAACAAGATGACGTTTTGGGTCAGTGTTACTGGCATCCCGACGCACTTTTGGCTTGACCCGATCTTCCAAGCTTTGGGGAAGAGACTTGGATTGGTAGGGAAAGTGGAAGCAAAAGCTGCGAAATTCGAGCTTGAACTGGATGCACAGCGTCCCCTTAAGTTCAAACTCCGAGCTCAAGTACCCTCGGGAGAAATTGTTCCGGTCACTTTGGAGTACTCAAACCTCCATAGATGGTGCCACCACTGCCGCCTTTTGTCACATGAAGTTGACACATGCCCCCTCTTGACCGATGAACAGAAAAATCTGCTTGCAAAAGAGAATGAAGCTTCACGAGAGCAGGGACCATACCCTAGAATGGAGACTACTAGAAACCCTGAAACATCAAAAAGAACAAACCTACCTACAACTAAGGCTCCTCTTCAACAGGAGCGAAGGCAGGGATACCGCTCCCAAAGAGACAACAGGGATAGCGTGTGGCATCGCATGGACTCCCGTCATGCTCCAAGAGAGGATCACCGCCGTGACCAGCGTCAAGCTCCCCGTGATGCTCCCCGTGATGCTCCCCGCGATGCTCCTCGTGAGTTTTCTCGTGAAGCTCCTCGTAATGCTCCTCGTGAGGCACCTCGTGATATAGGAAACATGTCACACCAACAAGAAACCTACAACAAAAGAAGATATGAGGAATCTTATGCTTCAAGTAGACaaagagaagaggagaagaaagcaaaTAGTAAACAACAATCTTCACGGCAAAATGATGGAAAAGATCAGTTACCTATGGTCTCTCGTGCCAAACAACCTGCTCGCCCCCAGCCTCCCCTCACTGATACAATAGAGAAACCTCAAGAAGAAGGCAGCAGAACTCTCTCTCCTGAACATGTAAGAGAAAGACCTTTCAAGTTGAACCTCCACACTTCATCTACAAAGGATCAAAAGCTAAAAGGAAAAGTAAGTGATCTGGAGATCACATCTGAAGAAGGAAGCTCCGTCAAGAAAAGCCTGAAGTTTGACATTGAGAAGGCAGCCCCCTTAACAAACCCGCAAGCTACTCCACCGATTGTCCCTTCGGTCAAAGCCACTGCTATGAAAAAGAGTTGGTATGAGCAGACtctagaagaggaagaggaagagataaTGAACCAAGAGACGGTCAGGAAACCTACCTCGTCTTCGGAGAAGGCGATGGAGGAAGTAATCGATCCAAATGCAGAGAAGATCCTCGAGGAGGAAGACTGGATGGTAGATGACGAAAACTATGATGGCGACGACCTAATGGAGGATGACGATCTGCTAGTCGACGATTTGGACCAGGAGGAGATGTCCTTAGCTCCTGTCAATCCACTCGCAACGGACGCCCTAAGGAGCTTAGAAGACAGCAACAAAGCGGAAAAGATCTCGAGCCCTCTAGCCCCTCCGGAATGCCGATTGGACCCTCTCCTTGCCCTGACGCCATCATCCAGAACGTGA
- the LOC108824991 gene encoding putative F-box protein At4g05475 → MPGLRHLQLVGNSLTNTGLTAILDGCPHLEHLDLRKCFNVRLEGDLEKRCSERIKELRRPSDSTADHPYGFNIEDLLGPNNYLWDDSTAGYPYGTNDYDLSDDWDEFY, encoded by the coding sequence ATGCCTGGACTACGCCACCTCCAACTTGTTGGGAACTCACTAACCAACACTGGCTTGACCGCCATTCTTGATGGTTGTCCTCACCTGGAACACCTTGACTTACGCAAGTGTTTCAACGTACGACTTGAAGGGGATTTGGAGAAGCGATGCTCCGAGAGGATCAAAGAGTTGAGACGCCCCAGTGACTCAACCGCTGATCACCCATATGGATTTAACATCGAGGATTTATTAGGCCCCAACAACTATCTTTGGGATGACTCAACCGCTGGTTACCCATATGGAACTAACGACTATGATTTATCAGACGATTGGGATGAGTTCTACTGA
- the LOC108824992 gene encoding F-box protein SKIP19-like, with protein sequence MASSSSPPHSSMTPVLKEGECRNWARLPSKLTSSILRRLDPIDILENAQKVCTSWRGVCKDPAMWLKIDMRNLGKLSYNDRHKHVAMCRHAVDRSQGGLVEIGIWFIGTDSLLNYIAYSSSNLRSLNLAMCSTITSEGLTEALVKLPLLEELEVSYCSLSAESLKVVGRSCPNLKTLKLNREVLQRFVYVSDDDALAIAETMPRLSHLQLFGNKLTYTGLTAILDNCPDLEHVDLRQCLNVTFIWGLEERCTERIKVFRRPYDSTDDYPYNVTVIHMETPKDPYHHFSSDSDYSDC encoded by the exons atggcttcctcctcttcaCCGCCACATTCGTCTATGACTCCGGTGCTGAAAGAGGGAGAGTGTAGAAACTGGGCAAGGCTTCCGTCTAAATTGACGTCATCGATCCTGCGCAGGCTCGATCCGATTGACATATTGGAAAACGCTCAGAAAGTGTGTACATCCTGGCGTGGTGTCTGCAAAGACCCTGCGATGTGGCTGAAGATTGACATGCGTAACCTAGGAAAATTGTCGTACAACGACAGACACAAACACGTGGCAATGTGTCGTCACGCAGTGGATCGTAGCCAGGGAGGCTTGGTTGAGATTGGCATTTGGTTCATCGGTACTGATTCTCTCCTCAACTACATCGCCTATAG TTCAAGTAACTTGCGAAGCCTTAACCTAGCAATGTGCTCTACGATAACATCTGAAGGACTTACTGAAGCACTTGTGAAGCTTCCATTGCTTGAAGAACTCGAGGTCTCATACTGCTCATTGTCCGCCGAGTCTCTGAAAGTTGTAGGCCGGTCTTGTCCTAATCTGAAGACACTGAAGCTAAACCGCGAGGTACTACAGCGTTTTGTATACGTGAGTGACGATGATGCTCTAGCTATAGCTGAAACAATGCCCAGACTTAGCCACCTCCAGCTTTTCGGAAACAAATTAACATACACTGGTTTAACCGCCATTCTTGACAATTGTCCGGATCTGGAACATGTTGATTTACGTCAGTGTCTCAACGTTACTTTTATCTGGGGTCTGGAGGAGCGTTGTACCGAGAGGATCAAagtttttagacgaccttatgaCTCGACTGATGATTACCCATATAATGTTACTGTTATCCACATGGAAACACCTAAAGATCCTTACCATCACTTCTCAAGTGACAGTGACTATTCCGACTGCTGA
- the LOC130500150 gene encoding uncharacterized protein LOC130500150 produces the protein MDDPSVTILYADAHMIDIETRLEGHAIFMTFVYGDPVVRRRDLVWERLSRMSTNRNGAWFMIGDFNEITGNHEKRGGRRRLESSFLPFCIMLENCGMLDFPYKVLIEELKRKIDLVQDDENSTTEELKDLRRQLILAFKEEHSYWEQKSRNQWHKFGDRNTKFHHGITKQRRAQNRIISIKDKHGKLVEKETEVENVAVQYFRDLFSTSSPTELDNSLRFVSEKVSLADNRLLLEKPSEQEIRKALFDINPDKAPGPDGMTSKLFQRFWREMRQDIIKLVQDFFVTGYFDPALNQTNICLIPKKKKPRDMTEFRPISLCNVSYKIISKLLCKRLKRVIPRLISETQSAFVAKRLITDNILIAQESFHALRTNQRCREDFMAIKTDMSKAYDIVEWSFIATLLLKMGFDERLVDLIMCCVTSVSYQVLVNGQPRGRITPKRSLRQGDPLSPFLFILCTEKKIVGLRVARASPRISHLLFADDSLFFCKTELSQCKEIMDILDIYGKASGQRLNASKSSMFFGNKVESSRKKDIKEVLGFYSEGGMGMYLGLPEQICGSKMKVFSFVQDRFNGRVNNWSSRLLSKGGKEVQIKSVAQAVPTYVMSSFLLPQGIIDKLRSTTSNFWWSSSQNSRGLHWISWNEICTPKDLGGLGFRDLHDFNIALLAKQLWQLIHYPDSLLARVLKGRYYNNTSPLEDRNIYSPSYGWRSIMAARPLLLSGLRKTICSGRETRVWTEHWIPDSLARPPRPAEHIVYRLPQLLVQSFIKNDTKEWDIQLLREFFHPEDIPLILGLKPSRSLAPDGYVWNHTKSGVYSVKTGYELLQSTKRSLTHTGVREPSFTSLQRQAWKVKAPSKMKHFLWQAISGCVATAERLTYRHLGTDRSCPRCAVPVESINHLFFECPPALQVWALSDYPSLPGYFPCSSIYQNMNSLFWKRKEVAPMSPQFDTFPWICWYIWKARNDMLFNGKVVSPWILSNMRHLRQNVGGRLMKKKQQRRDSMISSLWRWKQRPLRYPDSPPAKSMPHGSLMAARTLSALHAEMESLLWAASCIRNMRITTMRFETDCTDLVDMITNPEDWPAFARETELFQSLHEGFEDVRVSHIPRDRNRRADALAKEARSKSCIFTHIDQTRSDGGDPRRTGTSNHHLI, from the exons ATGGATGATCCCTCGGTTACTATCTTATATGCGGATGCACACATGATCGATATTGAAACTAGACTTGAAGGACACGCAATCTTTATGACCTTTGTGTATGGTGACCCTGTTGTTAGACGTCGGGACCTAGTTTGGGAACGATTGTCACGCATGAGTACCAACCGTAATGGGGCGTGGTTTATGATTGGAGATTTCAATGAGATCACCGGAAATCATGAAAAGAGGGGAGGGAGACGTCGCTTAGAGAGCTCTTTCCTCCCTTTCTGTATCATGTTAGAAAATTGTGGGATGCTTGACTTTCCATATAAAG TCTTGATTGAAGAATTGAAGAGAAAGATAGATCTTGTTCAAGATGATGAAAACTCCACAACAGAGGAGCTGAAGGACCTAAGGAGACAATTAATCTTGGCTTTTAAAGAAGAACATTCTTACTGGGAACAGAAAAGCAGGAACCAGTGGCACAAATTTGGGGACCGAAACACAAAATTCCACCACGGCATCACGAAACAACGAAGAGCTCAAAATCGGATCATCAGCATAAAAGATAAGCATGGAAAGTTAGTCGAGAAGGAAACTGAGGTAGAGAACGTGGCTGTTCAATACTTTCGGGATCTTTTCTCTACTTCATCCCCAACAGAACTAGATAATTCCCTACGTTTTGTTTCTGAAAAAGTTTCCCTGGCCGACAATAGGCTCCTCTTAGAGAAGCCGTCGGAACAAGAGATTAGGAAAGCTCTTTTTGATATCAACCCGGATAAAGCTCCCGGACCGGATGGCATGACTAGCAAATTGTTTCAGAGATTCTGGCGAGAGATGCGGCAGGATATTATTAAACTTGTACAAGACTTCTTTGTGACAGGCTATTTCGACCCAGCTTTGAACCAAACGAACATCTGTCTCAttccaaagaaaaagaaacctcGAGATATGACTGAGTTTCGACCTATTAGTCTCTGCAATGTTAGCTACAAGATTATTTCTAAGCTACTATGCAAGAGGCTGAAGAGAGTGATTCCACGCTTGATCTCGGAGACACAATCGGCCTTTGTAGCCAAACGATTGATTACTGATAACATCCTAATAGCACAAGAAAGCTTCCATGCCTTAAGGACGAATCAGAGATGTCGCGAAGACTTTATGGCTATTAAAACAGATATGAGCAAGGCATATGATATAGTGGAATGGAGTTTCATAGCTACTCTACTGCTAAAGATGGGCTTTGATGAAAGACTGGTTGACCTCATTATGTGTTGTGTCACGTCGGTCTCATATCAAGTCCTAGTCAATGGGCAACCGAGAGGACGAATTACCCCAAAGAGGAGCCTGAGACAAGGAGATCCTCTTTCCCCCTTTTTGTTCATACTATGTACGGAGAAGAAGATCGTGGGACTCCGGGTTGCTAGGGCTAGTCCAAGgatctctcatcttctttttgccgatgatagccttttcttttgtaagacAGAGTTAAGCCAATGCAAAGAGATTATGGACATTTTAGACATATATGGTAAAGCCTCAGGACAAAGACTCAATGCATCAAAATCCTCGATGTTTTTTGGTAACAAAGTGGAATCCTCTCGGAAGAAAGATATAAAAGAAGTACTAGGATTCTATTCTGAAGGAGGCATGGGAATGTACCTTGGACTACCAGAACAAATATGTGGTTCGAAGATGAAAGTGTTCTCCTTCGTACAAGACCGGTTCAATGGTCGAGTCAACAATTGGTCATCGAGGCTCTTGTCGAAAGGGGGAAAAGAAGTTCAGATAAAATCAGTGGCTCAAGCTGTTCCAACTTATGTTATGTCAAGCTTTTTGCTCCCACAAGGCATTATTGATAAGCTGAGGAGTACGACTTCAAATTTCTGGTGGAGCTCGTCACAAAACAGCAGAGGCTTGCATTGGATTTCATGGAACGAGATCTGTACCCCCAAAGATTTGGGAGGACTAGGTTTTCGAGACCTCCATGATTTCAACATTGCGCTTCTTGCAAAACAATTATGGCAATTAATTCATTACCCGGATTCCTTGCTAGCGCGTGTACTAAAAGGAAGGTACTACAACAATACCTCTCCTCTAGAAGATCGAAACATTTATTCACCATCTTATGGGTGGCGGAGTATCATGGCAGCAAGACCGCTACTTCTCTCGGGGCTACGGAAAACTATATGTTCGGGAAGAGAGACAAGAGTTTGGACAGAGCACTGGATTCCAGATTCACTGGCACGACCACCTAGACCCGCGGAGCATATAGTTTACAGACTTCCCCAACTTCTTGTTCAGTCTTTTATTAAGAATGATACCAAGGAGTGGGATATACAACTTTTACGAGAGTTCTTTCATCCGGAGGATATCCCTTTGATTCTTGGGCTCAAACCTTCTAGGTCGTTGGCTCCGGATGGATATGTTTGGAATCACACAAAATCAGGAGTATATTCAGTCAAAACCGGTTATGAGCTACTCCAATCGACCAAACGGAGTCTTACACATACGGGGGTTAGGGAACCAAGCTTTACGAGCCTACAACGGCAGGCATGGAAGGTCAAGGCTCCGAGCAAGATGAAACACTTCTTGTGGCAGGCTATCTCGGGTTGCGTGGCAACGGCAGAGAGACTTACTTATAGACACCTGGGTACCGATAGGAGTTGTCCTAGATGTGCTGTCCCAGTGGAGTCGATCAATCATCTTTTTTTTGAATGCCCTCCAGCCCTTCAGGTTTGGGCTTTATCGGACTATCCGTCCCTTCCGGGTTACTTCCCGTGTTCATCTATATACCAAAACATGAACTCTCTGTTTTGGAAGAGAAAAGAAGTGGCTCCCATGAGTCCACAATTCGACACCTTCCCATGGATCtgttggtacatttggaaggcgAGGAACGACATGCTCTTTAATGGGAAAGTCGTATCCCCATGGATACTCTCCAACATGCGTCACTTGAGACAGAATGTTGGAGGAAGGCTAATGAAAAAGAAGCAGCAGAGGAGGGACTCGATGATCTCCTCACTCTGGAGATGGAAACAGCGCCCCCTGAGATACCCCGACTCTCCACCTGCCAAATCGATGCCTCATGGATCGCTAATGGCAGC TAGGACCCTCTCAGCTTTACATGCTGAGATGGAAAGCCTACTCTGGGCAGCTTCATGTATTAGGAACATGAGGATAACCACGATGAGGTTCGAGACAGATTGCACGGACCTAGTGGATATGATCACAAACCCGGAAGATTGGCCTGCTTTCGCAAGAGAGACCGAATTGTTTCAGAGTCTCCATGAAGGTTTTGAGGATGTGAGAGTTTCTCATATTCCCCGGGATCGAAATAGACGGGCAGACGCGTTAGCTAAGGAGGCAAGGAGTAAAAGCTGTATTTTTACCCACATAGATCAGACCCGGTCAGACGGAGGGGATCCACGGAGAACCGGAACGTCTAACCACCACTTGATCTAA